From Candidatus Methylomirabilota bacterium, the proteins below share one genomic window:
- the hpnA gene encoding hopanoid-associated sugar epimerase, with amino-acid sequence MRRSLVTGGTGFVGANLVRELLADGDRVRVLARAGGDRRALAGCEVEIVEGDLLDSTSVRRAAAGMERVYHVAADYRLWAPDPSALFRANVNGTRHVLEAAAQAGASRIVYTSTVGVLGIPKDGRPGDEATPVSLADMVGPYKASKFVAEEVARELAARGAPIVIVNPSAPIGPWDVKPTPTGQMVVDFLRRKMVASFDTGLNIAHVRDVARGHILAAERGRLGERYVLGHANLTLLEIFSALARLTGLPAPRFRVPYAVAWLAAAGMEGVARLTGRAPAVPLTAVRMARKRMFFSVDKAVRELGLPQTPAERALGDAVDWFVARGYAAPPRGRRAA; translated from the coding sequence ATGAGGCGCTCCCTCGTGACGGGCGGCACCGGGTTCGTCGGCGCCAATCTCGTCCGCGAGCTCCTGGCCGACGGCGACCGGGTGCGCGTGCTCGCCCGGGCGGGCGGCGACCGCCGCGCCCTCGCGGGCTGCGAGGTGGAGATCGTCGAGGGCGACCTGCTCGATTCCACCTCGGTGCGCCGGGCGGCCGCGGGCATGGAGCGGGTGTATCACGTCGCCGCCGACTACCGGCTCTGGGCGCCCGATCCGTCCGCGCTCTTTCGCGCCAACGTGAACGGGACCCGCCACGTGCTGGAGGCGGCCGCCCAGGCCGGGGCCAGCCGCATCGTCTACACGTCGACGGTGGGCGTGCTCGGCATCCCGAAGGACGGCCGGCCCGGCGACGAAGCCACGCCGGTGTCGCTCGCGGACATGGTCGGGCCGTACAAGGCCTCGAAGTTCGTGGCGGAGGAAGTCGCCCGCGAGCTCGCGGCGCGCGGCGCGCCCATCGTGATCGTGAATCCGTCCGCGCCGATCGGCCCCTGGGACGTCAAGCCCACGCCGACGGGCCAGATGGTCGTGGACTTCCTCCGCAGGAAGATGGTCGCGTCGTTCGACACCGGCCTCAACATCGCGCACGTCCGGGACGTCGCGCGCGGTCACATCCTCGCCGCCGAGCGCGGGCGCCTCGGCGAGCGGTACGTGCTCGGTCACGCCAACTTGACGCTGCTGGAGATCTTCAGCGCGCTCGCCCGGCTCACCGGCCTGCCCGCGCCGCGCTTCCGGGTGCCGTACGCGGTAGCCTGGCTGGCCGCGGCGGGCATGGAAGGCGTGGCGCGGCTGACCGGCCGCGCGCCCGCGGTGCCGCTCACCGCGGTGCGGATGGCGCGCAAGCGCATGTTCTTCAGCGTGGACAAGGCGGTGCGCGAGCTCGGCCTGCCCCAAACGCCCGCGGAGCGGGCGCTCGGCGACGCCGTCGACTGGTTCGTGGCGCGGGGCTACGCGGCCCCGCCGCGGGGACGGCGGGCCGCGTGA
- the hpnD gene encoding presqualene diphosphate synthase HpnD yields MNPARFVSRLTRKSRSNFFYAFLLLPRAQREAIFAVYAFCRIVDDAVDEGADRGAQRAELARWREEIARVWGAGDPQHPAAQRLREAVRRFPIPREALEEIIAGVEMDLDVASYETFKDLYPYCYRVASAVGLCSIAIFGYTDPRAQDYAINLGVALQLTNILRDVQVDARIGRVYLPQEDLRRFGVSPDELRLGRYSPAFEALMAFQATRAREYYARAWRGFPPADRRSLFAAEIMGRTYFALLQAIEARGFDVFGERVTVPSRRRIAIALACWARSRLGTRGRPPLARPAR; encoded by the coding sequence GTGAACCCGGCCAGGTTCGTCTCGCGGCTCACGCGCAAGAGCCGGTCGAACTTCTTCTACGCCTTTCTCCTCCTGCCGCGCGCCCAGCGGGAGGCGATCTTCGCCGTCTACGCTTTCTGCCGCATCGTCGACGACGCGGTCGACGAGGGCGCGGACCGCGGCGCTCAGCGCGCCGAGCTCGCCCGCTGGCGCGAGGAGATCGCGCGGGTGTGGGGCGCCGGCGACCCCCAGCACCCCGCGGCGCAGCGGCTCCGCGAGGCGGTGCGACGGTTCCCCATCCCGCGAGAGGCGCTGGAGGAGATCATCGCCGGCGTGGAAATGGACCTCGACGTCGCCAGCTACGAGACCTTCAAGGATCTCTACCCGTACTGCTATCGCGTGGCCTCCGCGGTGGGGCTCTGCAGCATCGCCATCTTCGGCTACACCGATCCGCGCGCGCAGGACTATGCCATCAACCTCGGCGTGGCTCTTCAGCTGACGAATATCCTCCGCGACGTTCAGGTCGACGCCCGCATCGGCCGGGTCTATCTGCCGCAGGAGGATCTGCGGCGCTTCGGCGTGAGCCCGGACGAGCTGCGCCTGGGGCGCTACTCGCCGGCCTTCGAGGCCCTCATGGCCTTCCAGGCCACGCGCGCCCGCGAGTACTACGCGCGGGCCTGGCGTGGATTTCCCCCGGCGGATCGCCGCTCGCTCTTCGCCGCGGAGATCATGGGCCGGACCTACTTCGCACTGCTCCAGGCCATCGAAGCGCGCGGCTTCGACGTCTTCGGCGAGCGCGTCACCGTGCCCTCCCGCCGGCGCATCGCCATCGCGCTCGCGTGCTGGGCGCGCTCCCGCC